One genomic region from Pseudoduganella lutea encodes:
- a CDS encoding HD domain-containing protein, with product MTKTTSSLASWHPRLVALATALPETDGAHDTSHLHRVWRNATGLLRDHPEADALVVMAACYLHDLVNLPKNHPERHLASRQAAQQATRDLAGAGFPDALLPGVAHAIETHSFSAGLAPATIEAKIVQDADRLDALGAVGLARMFYTAGRMGSALAHGSDPAGLARPLDDKAYSLDHIAVKLATLPATMQTAAGRRIGEERLRALVAFRDQFVDEWAAPA from the coding sequence ATGACAAAAACGACTTCATCTCTGGCCAGCTGGCACCCCAGGCTGGTCGCGCTTGCAACCGCCCTTCCCGAAACCGATGGCGCCCACGATACCAGCCACCTGCACCGTGTCTGGCGCAATGCCACCGGGCTGCTGCGCGATCACCCCGAAGCCGATGCGCTCGTGGTGATGGCCGCCTGCTACCTGCACGATCTCGTCAACCTGCCGAAGAACCACCCGGAACGCCATCTCGCCTCGCGCCAGGCCGCGCAGCAGGCGACGCGCGACCTGGCCGGCGCCGGATTCCCGGATGCACTCCTGCCCGGCGTGGCGCACGCCATCGAGACGCACAGCTTTTCGGCCGGCCTGGCGCCGGCAACGATCGAGGCGAAGATCGTGCAGGATGCGGACCGGCTCGACGCGCTGGGCGCCGTGGGCCTGGCCCGCATGTTCTACACGGCGGGCCGCATGGGTTCCGCCCTGGCCCATGGCAGCGACCCGGCCGGCCTGGCGCGCCCGCTCGATGACAAGGCGTATTCGCTCGACCACATCGCCGTCAAGCTGGCCACGCTGCCTGCCACGATGCAGACCGCCGCCGGCCGGCGCATCGGCGAGGAACGCCTGCGTGCGCTGGTGGCGTTCCGCGACCAGTTCGTGGACGAATGGGCCGCACCGGCCTGA
- a CDS encoding TCR/Tet family MFS transporter, producing MKDDTASPAATAPVSLNFVLLCVFIDMLGVGLIIPVLPVLVGEFVAAREQQSLWYGVLGATFGLAQFVFMPMLGAISDKVGRRPVLLYSMVGMSLNFLVTALAPTLGWLLAGRVIGGMSAASMSVASAYASDVSTPDNRAKSFGKIGAAFGMGFIAGPMLGGILGGIDLHLPFYVAAGMAAANFIYGWFFLPESLPPGRRGAFPLHKLNPLGGLIKLWRRHETRGLVAVFTLVALAQTMLHTTWVLYTTFRFGWSTTQNGIALFCVGVANVIVQAGLLGMLMKRFGEVRLSLLGLGSGAVTYLLYGLATQGWMMYVLILCNLLAFAAGPALQGIISKAAPATEQGELMGSLQAINSVGVVLMPLLGGFLLAEVSHLPPSDWRIGVTFFVSAVMQVVAILVARRWFRDHHRAL from the coding sequence ATGAAGGACGACACCGCCTCCCCCGCGGCCACCGCGCCCGTCAGCCTGAACTTCGTGCTGCTGTGCGTGTTCATCGACATGCTCGGCGTGGGCCTGATCATTCCCGTGCTGCCCGTGCTGGTGGGCGAATTCGTCGCCGCGCGCGAGCAGCAATCGCTGTGGTATGGCGTGCTGGGCGCCACGTTCGGCCTCGCCCAGTTCGTGTTCATGCCGATGCTGGGCGCCATCAGCGACAAGGTGGGCCGCCGGCCAGTGCTGCTGTATTCGATGGTGGGCATGTCGCTCAACTTCCTCGTCACCGCGCTGGCGCCCACGCTGGGCTGGCTGCTGGCCGGGCGCGTCATCGGCGGGATGTCGGCGGCCAGCATGTCGGTGGCGTCGGCCTATGCGTCGGACGTGTCGACGCCGGACAACCGGGCAAAAAGCTTCGGCAAGATCGGCGCGGCGTTCGGCATGGGCTTCATCGCCGGTCCCATGCTGGGCGGCATCCTGGGCGGCATCGACCTGCACCTGCCGTTCTACGTGGCGGCCGGCATGGCGGCCGCCAATTTCATCTATGGCTGGTTCTTCCTGCCCGAATCGCTGCCGCCCGGCCGGCGCGGCGCATTCCCCCTCCACAAGCTCAATCCACTGGGTGGCCTGATCAAGCTGTGGCGGCGCCACGAAACCCGCGGCCTGGTGGCCGTGTTCACGCTGGTGGCGCTGGCGCAGACGATGCTGCACACCACGTGGGTGCTGTACACCACGTTCCGCTTCGGCTGGTCCACCACGCAGAACGGCATCGCCCTGTTCTGCGTGGGCGTGGCCAACGTGATCGTGCAGGCCGGCCTGCTCGGCATGCTGATGAAGCGCTTCGGCGAGGTACGGCTTTCACTGCTGGGACTAGGCTCCGGTGCCGTCACCTACTTGCTGTACGGCCTGGCCACGCAGGGGTGGATGATGTATGTGCTCATCCTGTGCAACCTGCTGGCGTTCGCCGCCGGGCCAGCCCTGCAGGGCATCATCTCGAAGGCCGCGCCCGCGACGGAACAGGGCGAGCTGATGGGTTCCCTGCAGGCGATCAACAGCGTGGGCGTGGTCCTCATGCCGCTGCTGGGCGGCTTCCTCCTGGCGGAAGTGAGCCACCTGCCGCCCTCGGACTGGCGCATCGGCGTCACGTTCTTCGTCAGCGCCGTCATGCAGGTGGTGGCCATTCTCGTGGCACGGCGGTGGTTTCGGGATCATCATCGGGCGTTGTGA
- a CDS encoding c-type cytochrome, with protein sequence MSRRALYLACAAGIGFVALFAATRWSDTHTGAALAEPALTGERIARGAYLAKMGDCAACHSVPGKPPFSGGLRMETPIGALFTSNITPDRRYGIGNYTLADFDRALRYGVAAGHTLYPAMPYSAYSITRPEDVAALYAYFKQGVAAAAVPNRDSEIIFPLSMRWPLTVWRWLYAPTPRPFAAPPGMDRQLARGAYLVQGLGHCGDCHTARGVSLQVRALGPADGPAYLGGASVDGWHAPSLRNGGAATIGAWSEADIAQFLTGGANRHGSAFGSMSDVIVNSTAHLTDDDARAAARFLKSLPDTGGRAYRYDPAASLALRRGDADARGARLYLDNCAACHRPDGKGYERVFPPLAGNPVVATATAESLIRIVLAGAQTPRTAAAPAQFAMPAFAWRLSNQEVADVVTFIRTSWGNDASPVEVRAVGRLRETAGRNTPP encoded by the coding sequence ATGAGCCGGCGCGCCTTGTACCTGGCTTGCGCGGCAGGCATCGGGTTCGTGGCACTGTTCGCCGCCACCCGCTGGTCCGACACGCATACCGGCGCGGCACTGGCCGAGCCGGCGCTCACGGGGGAGCGCATCGCCCGCGGCGCCTACCTGGCTAAAATGGGCGACTGCGCCGCATGCCACAGCGTGCCGGGAAAGCCGCCCTTCTCCGGCGGCCTGCGCATGGAAACGCCGATCGGTGCCCTGTTCACCAGCAACATCACGCCGGACAGGCGGTACGGCATCGGCAACTACACGCTGGCCGATTTCGACCGCGCCCTGCGCTACGGCGTCGCCGCCGGGCACACGCTGTATCCGGCCATGCCCTACAGTGCCTACTCGATCACGCGGCCGGAAGACGTGGCCGCGCTGTATGCCTACTTCAAGCAGGGAGTGGCGGCGGCTGCAGTGCCGAACCGGGACAGCGAGATCATTTTCCCTCTGTCGATGCGCTGGCCGCTCACGGTATGGCGCTGGCTGTACGCGCCGACGCCGCGGCCATTCGCGGCGCCGCCGGGCATGGACCGGCAACTGGCACGCGGCGCTTACCTGGTGCAAGGCCTGGGCCATTGCGGCGACTGCCATACGGCGCGCGGCGTCAGCCTGCAGGTGCGCGCGCTGGGCCCGGCCGACGGGCCCGCCTACCTGGGCGGCGCCTCGGTCGACGGCTGGCATGCCCCCAGCCTGCGCAACGGCGGCGCCGCCACGATCGGCGCCTGGAGCGAAGCCGACATTGCGCAGTTCCTGACGGGCGGCGCCAATCGCCACGGCAGCGCGTTCGGATCGATGAGCGATGTCATCGTCAACAGCACGGCGCACCTGACCGACGACGACGCGCGCGCAGCCGCCCGTTTCCTGAAATCCCTGCCCGATACCGGGGGCCGCGCCTACCGCTACGACCCCGCGGCCAGCCTGGCGTTGCGCCGTGGCGACGCGGACGCACGCGGGGCTCGCCTCTATCTCGATAACTGCGCCGCGTGCCACCGGCCGGACGGCAAAGGTTACGAGCGCGTGTTCCCGCCACTGGCCGGAAACCCCGTCGTGGCCACCGCCACGGCCGAATCGCTGATACGCATCGTGCTCGCAGGAGCGCAAACACCGCGCACCGCGGCCGCGCCCGCGCAGTTCGCGATGCCGGCTTTTGCCTGGCGCCTGTCCAACCAGGAGGTGGCCGACGTGGTCACGTTCATCCGCACCAGCTGGGGCAATGACGCATCGCCCGTGGAAGTGCGGGCGGTCGGCAGATTGCGGGAGACCGCCGGGCGGAACACGCCCCCTTGA
- a CDS encoding alpha/beta fold hydrolase, whose translation MSIDPDHFISHHVRHHTLRANGIRQHYLEAGDGPPVVLLHGFPETSFAWRFQMPELAKRFRVIAPDLRGYGETDKPAGGYDKRNMARDLRELLRELRIARIALVGHDRGARVATRFAKDYPDMLDRLVVMDNVPTRIVARDFSPEVANAYWFFIFNQVPDLPEALIAGREDLWLRHLFSDWCYDPLAISGAAFEHYVAAYRRPGALRGAMSDYRAIAEDVAQDKVDAHVKIACPTLALWGEDFHAVGKMFDMAAVWAEMAQDLRTVSIPQAGHLPQEEQPGRVNAELLSFLAGWAG comes from the coding sequence ATGAGCATCGATCCGGATCACTTCATTTCGCACCACGTCAGGCATCACACCCTGCGGGCCAACGGCATCCGCCAGCACTACCTCGAGGCCGGCGATGGGCCGCCGGTGGTGCTGCTGCACGGCTTCCCGGAAACCAGCTTTGCGTGGCGCTTCCAGATGCCGGAGCTTGCCAAGCGCTTCCGTGTCATCGCCCCCGACCTGCGCGGCTATGGCGAAACGGACAAGCCGGCCGGCGGGTACGACAAGCGCAACATGGCACGCGACCTGCGCGAGTTGCTGCGCGAATTGCGCATCGCGAGGATCGCCCTGGTCGGCCATGATCGCGGGGCGCGCGTGGCGACACGCTTTGCCAAGGACTATCCGGACATGCTCGACCGGCTCGTGGTAATGGACAACGTGCCCACCCGCATTGTGGCCCGCGACTTCAGCCCCGAGGTGGCGAATGCCTACTGGTTCTTCATCTTCAACCAGGTGCCCGACTTGCCGGAGGCGCTGATCGCCGGGCGCGAGGACCTGTGGCTGCGCCACCTGTTTTCCGACTGGTGCTACGACCCGCTGGCGATCTCGGGCGCTGCGTTCGAGCACTACGTGGCGGCGTACCGCCGCCCCGGCGCATTGCGCGGCGCGATGTCGGACTATCGCGCGATCGCCGAAGACGTGGCACAGGACAAGGTGGATGCGCACGTGAAGATCGCCTGTCCCACGCTGGCGCTATGGGGCGAGGATTTCCACGCCGTCGGCAAGATGTTCGACATGGCAGCGGTATGGGCGGAGATGGCGCAAGACCTGCGCACTGTCTCGATTCCGCAGGCTGGCCACCTGCCGCAGGAAGAGCAGCCGGGCCGCGTGAATGCCGAACTGCTGTCGTTCCTGGCCGGCTGGGCTGGCTGA
- a CDS encoding gluconate 2-dehydrogenase subunit 3 family protein, whose amino-acid sequence MSDLHDPRAGHAGPLPDVQPGGRRGFLRGTATVALSSVLLPSQAAASGRETRQAPLPAAAYRPVYFTPNEWAFILAAVDRLIPDDGNGPGGVAAGVPEFLDRQMELPYGHGAYWYMQGPFHPDSPATLGYQLRLTPRELYRAGIAAADRASMALHGTAFAGLRANQRDTLLAALEQGSIPRDGSLAAAFFALLLKNTREGFFADPMYGGNRGMVAWKMIGFPGARADFTDWIDQPGKPYPYGPVAIDGSTGSIRSTGGKS is encoded by the coding sequence ATGAGCGACCTTCACGATCCGCGGGCCGGGCATGCCGGCCCGCTCCCCGACGTCCAGCCCGGCGGACGCCGCGGCTTCCTGCGCGGCACGGCCACCGTGGCGCTGTCCTCCGTACTGCTGCCCTCGCAGGCTGCAGCATCCGGGCGGGAAACCCGGCAGGCACCCTTGCCAGCGGCAGCGTACCGCCCCGTGTATTTCACGCCGAACGAATGGGCCTTCATCCTGGCCGCGGTCGACCGCCTGATTCCGGACGACGGCAACGGCCCCGGTGGCGTGGCCGCCGGCGTGCCGGAATTTCTCGACAGGCAGATGGAGCTGCCCTACGGGCATGGCGCCTACTGGTACATGCAGGGGCCCTTCCACCCCGACAGCCCCGCAACGCTCGGCTACCAGTTGCGCCTGACCCCGCGCGAACTCTATCGTGCCGGCATCGCCGCCGCGGACCGGGCGAGCATGGCGCTGCATGGCACCGCATTTGCAGGGCTGCGTGCCAACCAGCGCGACACGCTGCTGGCGGCCCTGGAACAGGGCAGCATCCCCCGCGACGGCAGCCTGGCCGCCGCGTTCTTCGCACTGCTGCTGAAGAATACCCGTGAAGGCTTCTTCGCCGATCCGATGTATGGCGGCAATCGCGGCATGGTGGCGTGGAAGATGATCGGCTTCCCCGGTGCGCGGGCCGATTTCACCGACTGGATCGACCAGCCGGGCAAGCCGTATCCCTACGGCCCGGTGGCCATCGATGGTTCGACGGGTTCGATAAGGTCGACGGGAGGGAAGTCATGA
- a CDS encoding DUF3857 domain-containing transglutaminase family protein produces the protein MTLPFARLLLATSLGITAQWAHADGQGHVRALRERTDIVIRADHTVEQTVDYTWRAVDATGAGTLGQQYVNWDARRQTMELLAAETIPASGAPIPVDPSAIQVQDGILGGVSFPEKRLLQVTFPQLAAGDAIRLRYRLVQKVPELPGGMSHVMFLQDDVIRDDTEITVRYPRALPLKVAQYGLAPAHGQPAAATDGTDANANASGTLRWRYRSTATGTAEPNAANGWARTPHLMLSTFAGWQAIADAYEQGAAPKSAATPAIRALADEVAGKAADPKEAARLLYDWVRANVRYVANYVGDGGWVPNDAGTVLQRRYGDCKDHVALLEALLAARGIAASPVLLRADGENFTLPDIPVMWFDHAITYVPELDLYLDSTDDAMPFGLLPDNDAGKPALATRLAPAQRRTPLPEAQAFRVERKVTLRVALDGSAERVTDIVGHGRNAVAVRQFIDSVDAGGMADWVRRTMASNGYEGDGSLEALPQAQAGALGVRFTERIRNYVSQPEAGVLSFLPGMNGPVPLAGFAGRFTERERQYDARCEPFAVEDDMTIELPAAMQVLYVPKSLSIRQDGLDYDATYSRDGTRYRLARRVVAGNPRGWCTPQEYQALRPAMNRISRAMHGRLVFVLDDTEVATATVKP, from the coding sequence GTGACATTGCCATTCGCCCGCCTGCTGCTTGCAACGTCGCTCGGCATCACTGCCCAGTGGGCGCATGCCGACGGCCAGGGCCATGTGCGCGCCCTGCGCGAGCGCACCGATATCGTGATCCGCGCCGACCACACGGTGGAACAGACGGTCGACTACACGTGGCGTGCCGTCGACGCGACCGGTGCCGGCACGCTCGGCCAGCAATACGTCAACTGGGATGCGCGCCGCCAGACGATGGAACTGCTGGCCGCCGAGACCATTCCCGCCAGCGGCGCACCGATCCCCGTGGACCCGTCGGCCATCCAGGTGCAGGACGGCATCCTGGGCGGCGTATCGTTTCCGGAAAAACGCCTGCTGCAGGTGACGTTCCCGCAGCTGGCTGCCGGCGACGCCATCCGCCTGCGCTACCGGCTCGTGCAGAAGGTGCCGGAACTGCCGGGGGGCATGTCGCACGTGATGTTCCTGCAGGACGACGTGATCCGCGACGATACTGAAATCACGGTGCGCTATCCGCGCGCGCTGCCGCTGAAAGTGGCGCAGTACGGCCTGGCGCCGGCGCACGGACAGCCCGCTGCCGCCACCGACGGTACCGACGCCAACGCCAACGCAAGCGGCACGCTGCGCTGGCGCTACCGCAGCACGGCTACCGGCACGGCCGAGCCGAACGCCGCCAATGGCTGGGCGCGCACGCCGCACCTGATGCTGTCCACGTTCGCGGGCTGGCAGGCCATCGCCGATGCCTACGAACAGGGGGCGGCGCCGAAGTCCGCCGCCACGCCGGCGATTCGCGCGCTGGCCGATGAAGTGGCCGGCAAGGCCGCCGATCCAAAGGAGGCCGCGCGCCTGCTGTACGACTGGGTGCGCGCCAACGTGCGCTACGTGGCCAACTACGTGGGCGACGGCGGCTGGGTGCCGAACGATGCGGGCACCGTGCTGCAGCGTCGCTACGGCGACTGCAAGGACCACGTGGCGCTGCTCGAAGCATTGCTGGCGGCGCGCGGCATCGCCGCATCGCCCGTGCTGCTGCGTGCCGATGGCGAAAACTTCACCCTGCCCGACATTCCCGTGATGTGGTTCGACCATGCGATCACCTATGTGCCGGAGCTGGACCTGTACCTTGATTCGACCGACGATGCGATGCCGTTCGGCCTGCTGCCCGACAACGATGCCGGCAAGCCCGCGCTGGCCACCCGGCTGGCACCGGCGCAGCGCCGCACTCCGCTGCCGGAAGCGCAGGCGTTTCGCGTCGAGCGCAAGGTGACGTTGCGGGTGGCGCTGGACGGATCGGCCGAACGCGTCACCGACATCGTCGGCCACGGCCGCAATGCCGTCGCCGTGCGCCAGTTCATCGACAGCGTGGACGCCGGCGGCATGGCCGACTGGGTGCGCCGCACGATGGCATCGAACGGCTACGAGGGCGACGGCAGCCTGGAAGCGCTGCCGCAAGCGCAAGCCGGCGCGCTGGGCGTGCGCTTTACGGAACGCATCCGCAACTATGTCAGCCAGCCCGAAGCGGGCGTGCTGTCCTTCCTGCCCGGCATGAACGGGCCCGTACCGCTGGCCGGATTCGCCGGCCGCTTCACGGAACGCGAGCGGCAATACGACGCGCGCTGCGAACCATTTGCCGTGGAAGACGACATGACCATCGAACTGCCCGCCGCGATGCAGGTGCTGTATGTGCCGAAGAGCCTGTCGATCCGCCAGGATGGCCTGGACTACGATGCCACGTACTCGCGCGACGGCACCCGCTACCGCCTGGCGCGGCGCGTCGTCGCCGGCAACCCGCGCGGCTGGTGCACGCCGCAGGAATACCAGGCGCTGCGACCGGCCATGAACCGCATCAGCCGCGCCATGCATGGCCGCCTCGTGTTCGTGCTGGACGACACCGAGGTGGCGACGGCCACCGTGAAACCATGA
- a CDS encoding GMC family oxidoreductase, protein MSTPARHKPVDAVIIGFGWTGSIMAKELTDAGLSVVVLERGPARDTSPDFAYPRIADELKHAIRGDLWHRLSRETFTVRHRVGDTAVPYRQYGSFVLGTGTGGAGAHWNGQQWRASPNDLRIRSLYEERYGRKFIPADMTIQDYGIGFDELEPHFDHFEKVAGVAGTAGNLHGTIQPGGNPFEGARSSDYPNRPLPPILSSQLFANAARELGYRPFPVPAANSTTAYTNPYGVRMGPCNLCGFCEGFGCFLYSKASPQTTILPVLKGRANLEVRHDAHVTRILLDADRERATGVRYVDAAGRETDQPASMVVVAAFQLNSVRLLLLSGIGTPYDPRTGKGTVGKNFAYQMVSTTSAFFGEEVAMNPFVGAGAAGQQAIDEFNADHFDHAGKGFVGGAMIFAGATGGRPIAQMPLPPDAPRWGSGWKSAVRRHYAHSSSVATMGSVMAYRDRYLDLDPTYRDAYGQPLLRITFDWHPNEYRMTAFTSARAAAIVRAMRPQRIAQHVLQPGDAYDVRYYQSSHTTGGAIIGTHPANSVLNRYSQCWDVPNVFVLGASSFPQNIGYNPTGLAVALAYFAAAKIRSAYLKAPGPLVSA, encoded by the coding sequence ATGAGCACGCCCGCCCGCCACAAGCCCGTCGATGCCGTGATCATCGGCTTTGGCTGGACCGGCTCGATCATGGCCAAGGAGCTGACCGACGCCGGCCTCTCCGTCGTCGTGCTCGAACGGGGTCCGGCACGCGACACATCGCCCGATTTCGCCTACCCGCGCATTGCCGATGAGTTGAAGCACGCGATCCGTGGCGACCTGTGGCACCGCCTGTCCCGCGAAACCTTCACCGTGCGCCACAGGGTGGGCGACACCGCCGTGCCTTACCGGCAATATGGCTCGTTCGTGCTGGGCACGGGCACCGGCGGTGCCGGCGCGCACTGGAACGGCCAGCAATGGCGCGCCTCGCCGAACGACCTGCGCATCCGCAGCCTGTACGAGGAACGCTACGGCAGGAAATTCATCCCGGCCGACATGACGATCCAGGACTATGGCATCGGTTTCGACGAGCTGGAACCGCATTTCGACCATTTCGAGAAGGTCGCCGGCGTGGCCGGCACCGCCGGCAACCTGCACGGCACGATCCAGCCGGGCGGCAATCCGTTCGAAGGCGCGCGCAGCAGCGATTATCCGAACCGCCCCTTGCCGCCCATCCTCAGCTCGCAGCTGTTTGCCAACGCGGCGCGCGAGCTGGGTTACCGGCCCTTCCCGGTGCCCGCGGCAAACAGTACGACCGCCTACACCAACCCTTACGGCGTGCGCATGGGGCCGTGCAACCTGTGCGGTTTCTGCGAGGGGTTCGGCTGCTTCCTGTACTCGAAGGCGTCGCCGCAGACCACGATTCTGCCCGTGCTGAAAGGCCGCGCCAATCTGGAAGTGCGCCATGATGCCCACGTGACCCGCATCCTGCTCGACGCGGACCGCGAGCGGGCGACGGGCGTGCGCTACGTGGACGCCGCGGGTCGCGAAACGGACCAGCCCGCGTCGATGGTCGTCGTCGCGGCGTTCCAGTTGAACAGCGTGCGCCTGCTGCTGTTGTCCGGCATCGGCACGCCCTACGATCCGCGCACCGGCAAGGGTACCGTGGGCAAGAACTTCGCCTACCAGATGGTGAGCACCACTTCGGCCTTCTTTGGCGAGGAGGTGGCGATGAACCCGTTCGTGGGCGCCGGCGCCGCCGGCCAGCAGGCCATCGACGAATTCAACGCGGACCATTTCGACCACGCGGGCAAGGGCTTCGTCGGCGGCGCCATGATCTTTGCCGGCGCGACGGGCGGCCGCCCGATCGCACAGATGCCGTTGCCGCCGGACGCGCCCAGGTGGGGCAGCGGATGGAAAAGCGCGGTGCGCCGGCATTACGCCCACTCGAGCAGCGTGGCCACGATGGGCTCGGTGATGGCCTACCGCGACCGCTACCTCGACCTCGATCCGACTTACCGCGATGCGTATGGCCAGCCGCTGCTGCGGATCACGTTCGACTGGCATCCGAATGAATACCGGATGACGGCCTTCACCTCGGCGCGCGCCGCCGCCATCGTCAGGGCGATGCGGCCGCAGCGCATTGCCCAGCACGTGCTGCAGCCCGGCGATGCCTACGATGTACGCTATTACCAGTCGTCGCACACGACCGGCGGCGCGATCATCGGCACGCACCCCGCCAACAGTGTGCTGAACCGCTATTCGCAATGCTGGGACGTGCCGAACGTGTTTGTCCTGGGCGCTTCGTCGTTCCCGCAGAATATCGGCTACAACCCCACCGGCCTGGCGGTGGCCCTGGCGTACTTCGCCGCGGCGAAGATCCGCTCGGCATACCTGAAGGCTCCCGGCCCGCTGGTGTCCGCATGA
- a CDS encoding chemotaxis protein CheW produces the protein MTDTATTNPAEYLAFTLGKEEYGIDIQKVSEIRNYEGPTKIASAPDYVKGVINLRGVIVPIVDMRIRFALGTPDYGPFTVVIILNISGRTVGMVVDAVSDVTTLTPDQIKPTPDLGSTLNTEHIIGLGTIDERMLILVDIDRLMSSEEMGLGERLAA, from the coding sequence ATGACCGACACCGCCACCACCAATCCTGCCGAATACCTCGCCTTCACGCTGGGCAAGGAAGAATATGGCATCGACATCCAGAAAGTCAGCGAGATCCGCAACTACGAAGGGCCGACCAAGATCGCCAGCGCGCCGGACTATGTGAAGGGTGTGATCAACCTGCGCGGCGTGATCGTGCCGATCGTCGACATGCGCATCCGCTTCGCGCTCGGTACGCCGGATTACGGCCCGTTCACGGTCGTCATCATCCTCAACATCAGCGGCCGCACGGTGGGCATGGTCGTCGACGCGGTGTCCGACGTGACGACGCTGACGCCGGACCAGATCAAGCCGACGCCGGACCTGGGTTCGACGCTGAACACGGAACACATCATCGGCCTGGGCACCATCGACGAGCGCATGCTGATCCTGGTCGATATCGACCGCCTGATGTCGAGCGAGGAGATGGGCCTCGGCGAGCGCCTCGCGGCCTGA
- a CDS encoding AEC family transporter produces the protein MAVLFAVVLPVFGLVGAGWLARRAGWMGAGAAIEMNHFVVHLAMPALLFQIMSRATWRQLDMPGFIAAFGLASAAIFASTVAWRRLRGGALADASLEGLNAAYANVGFIGFPLCMAAFGADSMTPVTIAAILTVCALFAMALAVLEFGLGTGGTRAILARVGASLARNPMLVAPALGALYAYAGPPLPAGAERFVTLLASAASPCALVSLGLFLAEPRARPDMTGLGIQVVLKLVGQPLLTWVLAHWVFRLPPALTAIAVILAALPTGTGPFMLANLYGRKADGVAGSVLVSTVLSIATITVLLTWLTNSA, from the coding sequence ATGGCCGTACTGTTCGCGGTCGTGCTGCCCGTTTTCGGCCTGGTCGGCGCGGGCTGGCTGGCGCGCCGGGCCGGCTGGATGGGGGCGGGCGCCGCAATCGAGATGAACCATTTCGTCGTCCATCTTGCCATGCCGGCGCTGCTGTTCCAGATCATGAGCCGCGCCACCTGGCGGCAGCTCGATATGCCGGGCTTCATCGCCGCCTTCGGACTGGCCAGCGCGGCCATCTTCGCGAGCACCGTGGCCTGGCGGCGGCTGCGCGGCGGCGCGCTGGCCGACGCGAGCCTGGAAGGCTTGAACGCCGCCTACGCCAACGTGGGCTTTATCGGCTTTCCGCTCTGTATGGCAGCGTTCGGTGCGGACAGCATGACGCCAGTGACGATTGCCGCCATCCTGACCGTCTGCGCCCTGTTCGCGATGGCCCTGGCGGTTCTCGAGTTCGGCCTTGGCACCGGCGGCACACGCGCGATCCTTGCCCGGGTAGGCGCGTCGCTGGCCAGGAACCCGATGCTCGTCGCGCCGGCGCTGGGGGCTCTGTATGCATACGCCGGGCCGCCCCTGCCTGCCGGGGCGGAGCGCTTCGTGACACTGCTTGCCAGCGCGGCCAGCCCGTGCGCGCTGGTGTCGCTCGGCCTGTTCCTGGCGGAACCAAGAGCGCGGCCCGATATGACCGGCCTGGGTATCCAGGTCGTGCTGAAGCTTGTCGGCCAGCCGCTTCTCACGTGGGTGCTAGCCCATTGGGTTTTCCGCTTGCCACCGGCGCTGACGGCGATCGCCGTGATCCTGGCCGCGCTGCCGACAGGTACCGGGCCATTCATGCTGGCCAATCTGTACGGGCGCAAGGCGGACGGTGTGGCGGGCAGCGTCCTCGTCTCGACGGTGCTGTCGATCGCCACGATTACCGTGCTGCTTACGTGGCTTACGAACAGCGCGTGA